The Larimichthys crocea isolate SSNF chromosome X, L_crocea_2.0, whole genome shotgun sequence genome segment TGGTCAGGAGGCGGTAAAAGATGAATTTGATCACCTCGAACGCGGCGTGACTTCCTATCCACACTTTGTCGAAGCTGTGAGTGGAGGTGGGCTCAGCGATGACATCTTCAAAGCCAACCTGTCAGAGCACACAAGTAACGGACACACAATAAcctttgaataataataataataataataataataatgaccaGCACTGGCAGCAGGAAGGTGTTTGTAAATGATGGATTGAAGCGCAGGCAGCGACTTCCAGCTATTCACACTGCAGATGACCAATCCCACAGCTTGTTTCATGTGAACAAGATGGTTACAATACTTGTTAACTGTAGATAAATCAGCTTGACAATCGCAACCATGTGCAGTTTCACTTTCCACACAGTGTACAGACATTACCTTCAAGTGCGCGTTGATGTCGTTTGGATCTCGGTCCGGCTCCGGTGTATACACCTTCCCTTTCTTCGACAGAATGGGTTCTATCGATCTGTTGAACTCATCTTCATCCATAATTATGCTCGTGTCCAATTTCTCCTTTTCCAGACCCATGTTCTACAGTGAAACAGGCAGACGGTGCAGGGAGAGCAGCTGGTGACGGTGCGCTCTGCGCTGTGCGCCGGACTGAGCGGCACCCCGCCCCGTATGGAAAGCAGCGCAGCGTGGGGCAGCGGAGACACAACAAGCTCAAAGTCACTTCCCAACACCATTTCACGAGCTCAGTGATGACTGACGCTACTGTGTAGTGTACTGGCCTCCGGTCATGAACCATGAAGACCCAGAAATCCTCAGCGTTTAATGCCAGCTGAACACACCAACCCTCTTCAGCCATGTGATTAAGCATGATGAACCTGCaggcttttttgtttgtttttacaacttttttttctttcttaaagtAGTTATTGAAGTGTAGGCATTTTTTCCCTAGCATAAATAGTGATGTTTTGGAAAATGTAATGGAttaatgtgcaaaaaaacaccAGTTAAAATTTTCCTCCAGACTTTGTAGTTTGCAAAGAAACACCCACGacatatattatatctataaaAGGCTGTGTATTATTGTTGCTTTAGCTGAATACACTGTTCAACCTGTTGAGTTGATTCACCACAAGTGTTATTTTTGCTCTGTGTGGATTTATCACTCTTTGTTAACACAACAGCCAACATTGTTAGAATGTCTGCAGGTCCTTAGATGTTTAAACATGAAGCACAACAGGAAGACATTTTCCTCAAGCAGCCGGTGTTTGACATAGAGGTGAATTAATTTGTGGTGATAGAGGTCTGACCTCACCCCAATGTTACTTGTATACTGGTACCAGTACCAGCACtgatattttcatgtgtgtgcttgGATGTACTGTTCTActtactaccactactacttaCATGTAATATACAGGTCCAGTTTTCTTAAAGTCTGTGAATCTGTCTGTGCGTGTTTTGTATGAGAGAGCTCGCCTGTGTGCATGCATTGTGTGATTATACTTACACATCAATTAATGTCAATATTGTGACATCAAATTTCCTGAATTAGTCAATATCTATCTACCTAAGAACTGTCTTTGAAGGAAGTATTTGAGTAACGGAAAAGACCACACTGTTAATATTCTATTGAATATAAGTGAATAACTAATCAGGGAGTGTAGGTTAGTGAGAGTGGGATGCATTGTTGTTCAGCATGACAAGAAAAGGGAGGGgtggaaaatgaaatatttctcgCTTTTGCAACAAGAACTAACTTCACCTCCGAAAAGATTTTCCAATAAAAAAGGACaaggtttttttaattaatctctcaaccgctgctgctgtgtgggaCAATTGCCACTGAAATGCCATGGCAGTTGCTGGAGTCTGGGGCAGTTACTGCCacggcaactgctgctgttatgggcatcggtttcttttttttattttatttgcatttatttaattaatctctcaacatcTGTCTCAACCGCTGCCGCTGTGTGGGGCAGCTGCCTCTGACGTGCCACTGTGCTGTGCAGCAAAGTGTTGCTGGAAAGGAAATACACAGCTAGTTACTAATACACCCCCACTATTATACAACGCGACAATGGCACCAACGCACTCTGAAAACTCGACGACTGCCACTGACTTTTTATTGGGTCTAGTAAATCGGAAAGCACAGCTCACAACTCGCAATGTGTTGGAAGGGGCTCATCATTTTGTTCTGGAACTGGGGAATTGAAAGGCATATCTATCAATATATAggtggcaggtcagtggcagctgccccaCACACCGGCAGGGCAGGGGCAGACCGCACAGCGGCAGctgttgagagattaattaagaaaaccttgcaaattaatgcagaaatcacgtaATGGAAATGCTACTTCCAGCGAGTCTAATACAACACTGATGAGTgtttgataaaacaaaacaaaaaacagatgcccataacagcagcagtcacCACAGCAGTAACTGCCCCAGAAACCAGCAACTGCCTCTGCCACAAATTGAGCCAGCCATTGTTGCAGCGATCATTGAGCAGCACACCTAGCAGTTGCTAAAAACACCGGCAACCAGACCAGGTCTCACAAGATCTTGTGAAATGTCGTAAAATGTCGCGAGATTCCGCAGATCTTGCAAAACTTTGTGAGGTAACGCAATCTTTGCGAGATAACGCAAAAGTACATTTACACAATTTTTTCCCC includes the following:
- the cav2 gene encoding caveolin-2; translation: MGLEKEKLDTSIIMDEDEFNRSIEPILSKKGKVYTPEPDRDPNDINAHLKVGFEDVIAEPTSTHSFDKVWIGSHAAFEVIKFIFYRLLTTLLAVPMAFILGVVFGVLSCIHIWLVMPVIQCFLMLLPSVQVVWKSLTDMFITPLFHSMGKILSSVQVKTTEN